The genomic segment TGGCCGCCTGCAGGGTCACGATCACGCCGACGTGAACCGGATCCAGCCCGGCGGATTGGACGAGCGGCTTGAAGATCGGCACCAGGATCAGAATGACCACGATCGGGTCGACGAACATGCAGCCGACGAAGAACGCAGCGGCGATGAGCAGCAGCGCCAGGATCTGATTGTCGCCGATGCTATCGATGGCCGGGCCGAGAATCTGCTCCGGCACGCCGGCCGTGCCCAGCGCCTGCGAGAATGCCGCGCCGACCGCCACCAGGATGAACACCACCGCGGTGATCATGCCCGTGGACAGAGCGAGACTGCCCAGGTCGCGAACGGATACCTTGCGGTAGATCACCACTTCGAGCAGTAGCGCATAGGCGACCGCGATCGCCGAGGCTTCGACCGCGCTGAAATAGCCGCCGTAGATCCCGCCCACGACGATGACCGGGAATCCCAGTGGCAACAGGGCCTTGCGTACCGCGACCAGCCGTTCGCTCCAGGGCGCCTTGGGCTCGGGTTCTATGCCCTTGATACGGGCGCCGATATAACAGTAGATCGAAAACATCAGCAGGATCAGCAAGCCGGGCAGGATGCCGGCCAGGAACAGATCGCCGATGGAGGTCTTCATGACCACGCCGTAGACGATGAAACCGATGCTCGGCGGAATCAGCAGCGCAATATCGGAGGCGTTGATGATCAAGGCCAGGGCGAACTTGTCCGGGTAGCCCTTGGCCAGCAGCCGTGGGCGCATCGGCCCGCCCATCGCTACCACGGTGGCCTGGGTAGAGCCGGAAACGGCGCCGAACAGCGCACAGGAGGCGGCCGTCGTGATCGGCAGCCCGCCGCGGATATGACGGGTGAATGAATCCACCAGATCCAGAAGCCGGTTGGCGGTGTGGCCCTTGGTGAGGATGTCGGCGGCGAAGATGAACATCGGCACGGCCGCTAGAACCCAGCTGCCGACCCCGGAAATCATCCAGCTGACAGCCTGATCGGGCCCGAAGAAGGTCATCCCCGTGAACATCATGTATAAGGTGCCGGCCGCCAGCGGCACCATCATCGGAAACCCGAGCATCAACAGCACGAGCATGGTTATTCCAAGCCACATCAGCATGTGCATGTCCCCCGGTTCATGGTTGCCGTCTCGATCCGATCAGACGCCATAGGTTTCGTCCTCGACGTGCGTCTGGCCGCTGTCGTCGATCGGCACATCGGAATACTCTTCCTTCTCGGTGAACGAGCGATAGATATCCTCGCTCACGAGATTCCGTATCGTGGTCAACACGTACTGCACGCCGGCCAGACCGAAGCCGATCGGCACGGCTGCATAGACCATCCACATCGGCACATGTAGTGAAGAGCTCACGCGACCGCGGCTCTGCGTGACAATCACGTACTCGGCCGATTTGTAGGCGAAATAGAACATCAGCACCGCCGTACCCAGACAGATGACAATCAGCAGCGCCTTGCGCAGCCGGCCGCTGAGCTGGTCGTAGATTGCCGACATGCTGATATGACGCGCACAGCGGGCGGCGTAGCCGACGCCGATGAAGGTCATCACCACGATCAGCATCTCGGTGACCTCGTAGGTACCGGGTATACCGCGATCGAAGAGCAGATTGCCCACGACATGGGCGCTCATGAGCAGGGCCATGATCAGAACGCTGCCGGCGATGATCACGCGCTCGATCCAGCCGAGGCCTCGGTCGAGTGCGCCTAGAAAACCCAGAAAAGCACTGTGCCGGCGTGCTTCGCCGGAATGCGTCGTATCGTGTTCTGCCATGTGATCAGCCTCGCGTGGCGTCAGATCGCGCTCGATCCGCTGGCCCGAATCTGTGGCTTACGGCCCTGATCGTGCGTCGATGAATCCGAGTCAGTCGCAGCGACGGCCTGCCACCGGTGTGCCCGGAACCCCTTTTTTGACCGTACAACCTTTTCCCTGGGCTCGCCAGTTCGACCTACGTGGTATGCCGGCAGCCGCGAACCCGCCGCCGGACGGCTGTCTAGAGCGGATGCAAGATCGGTGCCCGGACAGGCGGGGTGCTGGAACGGGTATTCAGACAGGGCGGCGGTAGGCCATGTCGAACACGGCGTGGCCCCTGCGCAGACCGCGGTGCTCGAACCGTGTGCCGGGACGGGGCGGGGCGCTGACATAGCCGTTGTCATCGCCGATGTTGTCGAACTTCGGATGCCGATCGAGCACTTCGCGAATATGGTCGCCGTAGTTGGCCCAGTCGGTGGCCAGTCGCCAGATGCCGCCCGGCTTGAGCACACGCGCGATCTCGTCTGCAAACGCCGGCTGGACGATCCGGCGCTTGTGATGACGCTTCTTGGGCCAGGGATCGGCAAAATACAACAGGACGGTATCCAGGCTGGCCGGGCCGAATGCACGTGCCAGCACGTCGACCGCGTCGGTATCGAACACGCGCGCGTTGGTTGCACCGACCTCGTCGAGCCGGCCCAGCAATCGGCCGACACCGGCCCGATAGACCTCGATCCCGATGAAGTCTTGCTCAGGATGCCGTTCTGCGAGTTCGGCCAGCACCTCGCCGGCACCGAAACCGATCTCGAGCGTGCGCGGTGCGTCTCGTCCGAACACGTCGGGCCAGTTCAGCGGCGCGGGCGGCAGCTCCAGCCCATAGATCGGCCACAGCCGATCCAGGTTCTTCTGCTGTCCGGGAGTGAGACGGCCTTCCCGCTTGACGAAGCTGCGGATACGACGCGTGTGAGCCTCGGCCATGACGATCAGCCGGGGGTGTCGTGAGAGGCGGCCAAGATATGGGGTCCGTGCATCAGAACGGCAGCCCGCTCATCGGCGACGACGCGGACGCATAGCGGCGGCGAGGCATGCGGCCGGCCAGAAACGCCTGGCGACCGGCGATTACCGCGTGGCGCATTGCCTGAGCCATGAGTACCGGTTTGCCGGCCTGGGCAATCGCCGTATTCATGAGCACACCGTCGCATCCCAGCTCCATGGCGATGGCCGCATCGGAGGCGGTTCCCACCCCGGCATCCACGATCACGGGTACGTTGGCGTGTTCGACGATCTCGATCACGTTATAGCGATTCTGGATACCCAGGCCGGAGCCGATCGGCCCGGCCAGGGGCATGATGGCCACGCAGCCGATTTCCTCGAGCCGCCGCGCGGCAATCGGGTCGTCGCTGGTATAGACCATCACCTCGAAGCCGTCGTCGACCAGCTGACGGGCGGCCACCAGCGTTTCGGCCATGTCGGGATATAGCGTTTTCTTGTCGCCGAGCACCTCGAGTTTGACCAGGTTGTGGCCG from the Salinisphaera sp. T31B1 genome contains:
- the trmB gene encoding tRNA (guanosine(46)-N7)-methyltransferase TrmB is translated as MAEAHTRRIRSFVKREGRLTPGQQKNLDRLWPIYGLELPPAPLNWPDVFGRDAPRTLEIGFGAGEVLAELAERHPEQDFIGIEVYRAGVGRLLGRLDEVGATNARVFDTDAVDVLARAFGPASLDTVLLYFADPWPKKRHHKRRIVQPAFADEIARVLKPGGIWRLATDWANYGDHIREVLDRHPKFDNIGDDNGYVSAPPRPGTRFEHRGLRRGHAVFDMAYRRPV
- a CDS encoding TRAP transporter small permease, encoding MAEHDTTHSGEARRHSAFLGFLGALDRGLGWIERVIIAGSVLIMALLMSAHVVGNLLFDRGIPGTYEVTEMLIVVMTFIGVGYAARCARHISMSAIYDQLSGRLRKALLIVICLGTAVLMFYFAYKSAEYVIVTQSRGRVSSSLHVPMWMVYAAVPIGFGLAGVQYVLTTIRNLVSEDIYRSFTEKEEYSDVPIDDSGQTHVEDETYGV
- a CDS encoding TRAP transporter large permease, which codes for MLMWLGITMLVLLMLGFPMMVPLAAGTLYMMFTGMTFFGPDQAVSWMISGVGSWVLAAVPMFIFAADILTKGHTANRLLDLVDSFTRHIRGGLPITTAASCALFGAVSGSTQATVVAMGGPMRPRLLAKGYPDKFALALIINASDIALLIPPSIGFIVYGVVMKTSIGDLFLAGILPGLLILLMFSIYCYIGARIKGIEPEPKAPWSERLVAVRKALLPLGFPVIVVGGIYGGYFSAVEASAIAVAYALLLEVVIYRKVSVRDLGSLALSTGMITAVVFILVAVGAAFSQALGTAGVPEQILGPAIDSIGDNQILALLLIAAAFFVGCMFVDPIVVILILVPIFKPLVQSAGLDPVHVGVIVTLQAAIGSATPPFGCDIFTAIAVFRRPYMDVIRGTPPFIGILLLATFILILFPQISLFLPSLGAQ